One genomic segment of Oceanotoga teriensis includes these proteins:
- a CDS encoding carbohydrate ABC transporter permease: protein MLKNDRKYFVFSYIILGILAFFMIFPFLWMIFSSFKPSWEIYDMKLLPSSPTLENYKNIFTFSGFPKWFLNSSIVAFITTFSVLFFDSLVGFTLAKYKFPGRNILFILILSTLMIPTEMLVIPWYTMSQKLNWMGSYWSLMFPGMISGFGIFLMKQFMETIPDELLDAARIDGLSEFKIYWKIVLPLVKPALGTLAIFNFIGNWNAFLWPLIVAQDSNMYTLPVGMAYFSSEASFQWEQIMTGATISTIPLIIFFLIFQKQIIQGIATQGLKG, encoded by the coding sequence ATGTTAAAAAATGATAGAAAATATTTTGTTTTTTCATATATTATACTCGGAATTTTGGCGTTTTTTATGATTTTTCCATTTTTATGGATGATTTTTTCTTCTTTTAAACCATCATGGGAAATTTATGATATGAAATTATTACCTTCTTCTCCAACTTTGGAGAATTATAAAAATATTTTTACTTTTTCTGGGTTTCCTAAATGGTTTTTGAATAGTTCTATAGTTGCTTTTATTACTACTTTTTCTGTTTTATTTTTTGATTCTTTGGTTGGATTTACACTTGCAAAGTATAAATTTCCAGGTAGAAATATTTTGTTTATTTTAATTTTATCTACTTTAATGATTCCAACTGAAATGTTGGTTATTCCGTGGTACACTATGAGTCAAAAACTTAATTGGATGGGGTCTTATTGGAGTTTGATGTTTCCTGGTATGATAAGTGGCTTTGGAATTTTTTTGATGAAACAATTCATGGAGACTATTCCCGATGAACTTCTTGATGCAGCAAGAATCGATGGTTTAAGTGAATTTAAAATATATTGGAAGATTGTTTTACCACTTGTTAAACCGGCATTGGGAACTTTAGCAATTTTTAATTTTATAGGTAATTGGAATGCATTTTTATGGCCTTTGATAGTTGCTCAAGATTCTAATATGTATACTTTGCCTGTTGGTATGGCATATTTTTCTTCAGAGGCTTCTTTTCAATGGGAACAGATTATGACAGGTGCTACTATTTCTACTATTCCATTGATTATTTTCTTTTTGATTTTTCAAAAACAAATAATTCAAGGCATTGCTACACAAGGCCTTAAGGGGTGA